In Salinarimonas sp., a genomic segment contains:
- a CDS encoding ABC transporter ATP-binding protein, with the protein MTTHQGTTTHEDSRPVLSIRDLAVALPAGADRRYAVEGVSFDVGPGEIVCVVGESGSGKSVTAFSVMGLLPKGELAAERGEILLEGENVLEASPERLRDLRGTRMAMIFQEPATALNPVMTIGDQIDEVLQIHTGLSPAERREKVIAIMEAMHLPDPQALYDRYPHQLSGGQRQRVMIAAAMVLDPVILIADEPTTALDVTTQAQILQLIKEMQERRRTGVLFITHDFGVVAEIADKVVVMRHGKVVEQGPAREIFRNPKVDYTKMLIASVPSLEPPARKAASGEVAVRTRDLVKGYGGKSWLGRATQPSVLAAKDVNLVVRRGETLGVVGESGSGKSTVARCIVRLVDPTSGAIEIAGVDIAGLSTRALTPYRRRVQMVFQDPYRSLNPRRSVGASVMEGPMNFGLPREEALARARRLMSLVGLSPDALDRYPHQFSGGQRQRIAIARALAMEPDVLIADEAVSALDVSVQKQVLELLDQVKREFDLALLFITHDLRVAAQICDRIAVMRRGEVVEEGPTRELFLDPKHEYTRALLAAAPGRHLGDPQAAE; encoded by the coding sequence ATGACCACCCATCAGGGCACGACCACGCACGAAGACTCGCGCCCGGTCCTCTCCATCCGCGACCTCGCGGTGGCGCTCCCCGCCGGCGCCGACCGGCGCTACGCCGTCGAGGGCGTGAGCTTCGACGTCGGCCCGGGCGAGATCGTCTGCGTCGTGGGCGAATCGGGCTCCGGCAAGTCGGTCACCGCCTTCTCGGTGATGGGCCTCCTGCCCAAGGGCGAGCTCGCGGCCGAGCGCGGTGAGATCCTGCTCGAGGGCGAGAACGTCCTGGAGGCCAGCCCCGAGCGGCTGCGCGACCTGCGCGGCACGCGCATGGCGATGATCTTCCAGGAGCCGGCGACCGCGCTGAACCCGGTGATGACCATCGGCGACCAGATCGACGAGGTGCTCCAGATCCACACCGGTCTCTCGCCGGCGGAGCGGCGGGAGAAGGTGATCGCCATCATGGAGGCCATGCACCTGCCCGATCCGCAGGCGCTCTACGACCGCTATCCGCACCAGCTCTCCGGCGGCCAGCGCCAGCGCGTGATGATCGCCGCCGCGATGGTGCTCGACCCCGTCATCCTCATCGCCGACGAGCCGACCACCGCGCTCGACGTGACGACCCAGGCGCAGATCCTCCAGCTGATCAAGGAGATGCAGGAGCGCCGGCGCACGGGCGTGCTCTTCATCACCCACGATTTCGGCGTGGTCGCGGAGATCGCCGACAAGGTGGTGGTGATGCGCCACGGCAAGGTGGTGGAGCAGGGGCCGGCGCGGGAGATCTTCCGCAATCCGAAGGTCGACTACACCAAGATGCTGATCGCCTCCGTGCCGAGCCTCGAGCCGCCGGCGCGCAAGGCGGCCTCCGGCGAGGTGGCGGTGCGCACGCGCGATCTCGTCAAGGGCTACGGCGGCAAGAGCTGGCTCGGCCGCGCGACGCAGCCCTCCGTTCTCGCGGCCAAGGACGTGAACCTCGTCGTGCGCCGGGGCGAGACGCTCGGCGTCGTGGGCGAATCGGGCTCGGGCAAGTCCACGGTGGCGCGCTGCATCGTGCGCTTGGTCGACCCGACCAGCGGGGCGATCGAGATCGCCGGCGTCGACATCGCCGGCCTCTCGACGCGCGCGCTGACCCCCTATCGCCGGCGCGTGCAGATGGTGTTCCAGGACCCCTATCGCTCGCTCAACCCGCGCCGCAGCGTCGGCGCCTCGGTGATGGAGGGGCCGATGAATTTCGGCCTGCCGCGCGAGGAGGCGCTCGCCCGCGCCCGGCGGCTGATGAGCCTGGTAGGCCTCTCGCCGGACGCGCTCGACCGCTATCCGCACCAGTTCTCCGGGGGCCAGCGCCAGCGCATCGCCATCGCCCGCGCGCTCGCCATGGAGCCGGACGTGCTGATCGCCGACGAGGCGGTCTCGGCCCTCGACGTCTCGGTGCAGAAGCAGGTGCTGGAGCTCCTCGACCAGGTGAAGCGGGAGTTCGATCTCGCGCTGCTCTTCATCACCCACGATCTGCGCGTCGCCGCCCAGATCTGCGACCGCATCGCGGTGATGCGCCGTGGCGAGGTGGTGGAGGAGGGCCCGACCCGGGAGCTGTTCCTCGACCCGAAGCACGAATACACCCGCGCGCTGCTCGCCGCCGCGCCGGGCCGGCATCTGGGGGACCCGCAGGCGGCGGAGTAG
- a CDS encoding ABC transporter permease, giving the protein MTVVAEKTVEKALPPDDEPTPAHAAPESGWRGAIVRYPLAALAALVLAVIALGAIFAPLVGTTDPTALDPASRLQGPSPAYWLGTDHLGRDIWSRLVYGARVSVVVGLAVAVLAVVIGLVIGLFTGFIRWLDPLVMRVMDGLMAIPGILLAIALVSVSGASIVTVIAAIVVPEVPRVVRLVRSVVLSVREEPYVEAAVSVGTPLPKLLWRHVLPNCVPPLIVQATYVAASAMLTEAILSFLGAGTPPIVPSWGNMVAEARLLFQIAPWNLLYPGIALAITILAVNILGDALRDRLDPKLAKRVGQR; this is encoded by the coding sequence TTGACCGTCGTCGCCGAAAAGACCGTCGAGAAGGCCCTCCCGCCGGACGACGAGCCGACGCCGGCTCACGCCGCCCCCGAATCCGGCTGGCGCGGCGCGATCGTGCGCTATCCGCTCGCGGCGCTCGCCGCCCTGGTGCTCGCCGTGATCGCGCTCGGCGCGATCTTCGCGCCGCTCGTGGGCACCACCGACCCGACGGCGCTCGACCCGGCGAGCCGGTTGCAGGGCCCCTCCCCCGCCTATTGGCTCGGCACCGACCATCTCGGCCGCGACATCTGGAGCCGCCTCGTCTACGGCGCGCGCGTCTCGGTCGTGGTGGGCCTCGCCGTCGCGGTGCTGGCGGTGGTGATCGGGCTCGTCATCGGGCTGTTCACCGGCTTCATCCGCTGGCTCGACCCGCTCGTGATGCGCGTCATGGACGGGCTGATGGCGATCCCCGGCATCCTGCTCGCCATCGCGCTGGTCTCGGTCTCGGGCGCGAGCATCGTCACCGTCATCGCCGCGATCGTGGTGCCCGAGGTGCCACGGGTCGTGCGCCTCGTGCGCTCGGTCGTGCTCTCGGTGCGCGAGGAGCCCTATGTCGAGGCGGCCGTGTCGGTCGGCACGCCGCTGCCGAAGCTCCTGTGGCGCCACGTGCTTCCCAATTGCGTGCCGCCGCTCATCGTGCAGGCGACCTACGTCGCGGCCTCCGCCATGCTCACCGAGGCGATCCTGTCGTTCCTCGGCGCCGGCACGCCGCCGATCGTGCCCTCCTGGGGCAACATGGTGGCGGAGGCGCGCCTCCTCTTCCAGATCGCGCCCTGGAACCTGCTCTATCCGGGCATCGCGCTCGCGATCACCATCCTCGCGGTGAATATCCTGGGCGATGCTTTGCGCGACCGGCTCGACCCCAAGCTCGCCAAGCGCGTCGGCCAGCGCTGA
- a CDS encoding ABC transporter permease codes for MPLLVVQRLLSTVPVLLVVAVIVFLMLRVSGDPAAIIAGDTATSEQIEAVRKAFGFDRPIWEQFVTWMGQVLQGDLGESLFTGLPVTTLIAQRIEPTLMLALTTIVFSVVVAVPLGVLAAWRSGTWIDRAVMVFAVLGFSVPVFVLGYGFMYAFAIELRWLPVQGYTSPFEDPAAFAQAIILPTLTLSCIYIALIARITRASVLETLNEDYIRTARAKGQIERMVLFRHALRNAAVPIVTVIGLGVALLIGGVVVTESVFNIPGLGRLVVDAITRRDYPIIQGLILFFALIYVVLNLIIDLTYTLLDPRIRY; via the coding sequence ATGCCCCTCCTCGTCGTCCAGCGTCTTCTCTCGACGGTCCCCGTCCTCCTCGTGGTGGCGGTGATCGTCTTCCTGATGCTGCGCGTGTCCGGCGACCCGGCGGCGATCATCGCCGGCGACACCGCCACCAGCGAGCAGATCGAGGCCGTGCGCAAGGCCTTCGGGTTCGACCGGCCGATCTGGGAGCAGTTCGTCACCTGGATGGGCCAGGTGCTCCAGGGCGACCTCGGGGAATCGCTGTTCACGGGGCTTCCCGTCACCACGCTGATCGCCCAGCGCATCGAGCCGACGCTGATGCTGGCGCTGACCACGATCGTGTTCTCCGTCGTCGTGGCCGTGCCGCTCGGCGTGCTCGCCGCCTGGCGCTCGGGCACCTGGATCGACCGGGCGGTGATGGTGTTCGCCGTGCTCGGCTTCTCCGTGCCGGTCTTCGTCTTGGGCTACGGCTTCATGTACGCCTTCGCCATCGAGCTGCGCTGGCTGCCGGTGCAGGGCTACACCAGCCCGTTCGAGGACCCGGCCGCCTTCGCGCAGGCGATCATCCTGCCGACGTTGACGCTCTCGTGCATCTACATCGCGCTGATCGCCCGCATCACCCGCGCGAGCGTGCTGGAGACCCTGAACGAGGACTACATCCGCACCGCCCGCGCCAAGGGGCAGATCGAGCGCATGGTGCTCTTCCGCCATGCTCTGCGCAACGCCGCGGTGCCCATCGTCACCGTGATCGGCCTCGGCGTCGCGCTCCTCATCGGCGGCGTGGTGGTGACGGAGAGCGTGTTCAACATCCCCGGCCTCGGCCGGCTCGTCGTCGACGCCATCACCCGGCGCGACTACCCCATCATTCAGGGGCTGATCCTGTTCTTCGCGTTGATCTACGTGGTGCTGAACCTGATCATCGACCTCACCTACACCCTGCTCGACCCGAGGATCCGCTATTGA